One window from the genome of Streptomyces sp. WZ-12 encodes:
- a CDS encoding cupin domain-containing protein, giving the protein MQKLSLDAQAREHLELAAASTSGRSAETVYGGHEHTLRQTVLALTAGSELAEHDSPGEATLLVLRGRVRLTSGDTSWDGRIGDLLVIPPDRHSLHAVEDAAVLLTVAKRVTSA; this is encoded by the coding sequence ATGCAGAAACTCTCTCTGGACGCACAGGCACGTGAACACCTGGAACTCGCCGCGGCCTCCACCTCCGGACGCAGCGCGGAAACCGTCTACGGCGGACACGAGCACACGTTGCGTCAGACCGTCCTCGCCCTGACCGCAGGTTCCGAACTCGCCGAGCACGACAGCCCCGGCGAGGCGACCCTTCTGGTGCTCCGCGGACGCGTGCGGCTCACCAGCGGCGACACCTCCTGGGACGGCCGCATCGGTGACCTGCTCGTTATCCCCCCGGACCGGCACAGCCTCCACGCCGTCGAGGACGCGGCGGTGCTCCTGACGGTCGCCAAACGCGTCACCTCCGCCTGA
- a CDS encoding GNAT family N-acetyltransferase has translation MTQCAASIESMEQLAVAWRNIVLDRDPGADVRDLPGIAVRWADCRFAFWNCVTLTDVGAGAALLAQRLGQAADIMRAKQRPGFLWLFEDLLDDEARTGLGGAAEEAGLAYAFPGTGMAGDLLPLPEPSHPDLTFARVTTEEQLQVYADLNSRAYGLPLADGRDGLAGSRLWRERTYAYLGMRDGVPVSCAATVEAEGRLFVALVATAPEWQRRGYGEAVTRKALYEGARDTGLTRATLHATAAGAPVYPRIGFRPNSPIRFYGLAS, from the coding sequence ATGACGCAGTGTGCGGCGTCGATCGAATCGATGGAACAACTCGCCGTGGCCTGGCGGAACATCGTGCTGGACCGCGATCCGGGCGCGGACGTGCGGGACCTGCCGGGCATCGCCGTTCGCTGGGCCGACTGCCGCTTCGCGTTCTGGAACTGCGTCACCTTGACCGACGTCGGCGCCGGCGCGGCGCTCCTCGCCCAACGCCTGGGCCAGGCAGCGGACATCATGCGCGCCAAGCAACGCCCCGGCTTCCTGTGGCTCTTCGAGGACCTCCTCGACGACGAGGCGCGCACGGGGCTCGGGGGAGCGGCCGAGGAGGCCGGACTCGCCTACGCCTTCCCCGGCACCGGCATGGCCGGCGACCTGCTTCCGCTCCCCGAACCCTCCCACCCCGACCTGACGTTCGCACGCGTCACGACCGAGGAGCAGCTACAGGTCTACGCGGACCTCAACTCCCGCGCGTACGGGCTTCCGTTGGCGGACGGTCGCGACGGGCTCGCCGGCTCCCGACTGTGGAGGGAACGGACGTACGCCTACCTGGGCATGCGGGACGGCGTACCGGTGTCGTGCGCCGCGACGGTGGAGGCGGAAGGCCGCCTCTTCGTCGCGCTCGTCGCCACCGCGCCCGAGTGGCAGCGCAGGGGCTACGGCGAGGCGGTGACCCGGAAAGCCCTGTACGAGGGCGCCCGGGACACCGGACTGACCCGCGCCACCCTGCACGCGACCGCCGCCGGCGCGCCGGTGTACCCGCGCATCGGCTTCCGGCCGAACTCACCGATCCGCTTCTACGGCTTGGCGAGTTGA
- a CDS encoding PE-PPE domain-containing protein, whose amino-acid sequence MSKTSRTARAVRTAAMAAALTAGTAVAFPSAAHAAGAEHYYIEIGGTGPTDSGPGCSTISRSYNTANDHLHLGSSAVEVCYPATAGPLIGVHGGLIEPPLKFNPDALTAPTYDASIQLGYQKGLQAAEDTHRAHPGARLTITGYSQGAQAADEVLQKIASGSTGIPRNQVDGMLYADPMQPDSGLFARLPRGLGIPGVATVGAPGPTKFNGIPVKRYCIIGDPVCDLRSLTNAPGYFGLHWKYPDSVIPKNLNQSGQDGVQWLNENGDPV is encoded by the coding sequence ATGTCGAAAACGAGCCGGACGGCACGGGCCGTTCGCACCGCGGCCATGGCGGCGGCGCTGACCGCCGGCACCGCCGTCGCGTTCCCGTCCGCCGCCCACGCGGCCGGCGCAGAGCACTACTACATCGAGATCGGCGGCACCGGTCCCACGGACTCCGGACCCGGTTGCTCCACGATCTCCAGGTCCTACAACACCGCGAACGACCATCTGCACCTCGGCTCGTCCGCGGTCGAGGTGTGCTACCCGGCCACCGCCGGCCCGCTCATCGGTGTCCACGGCGGGCTCATCGAGCCCCCGTTGAAGTTCAACCCCGACGCCCTCACCGCGCCGACCTACGACGCCAGCATCCAACTGGGCTACCAGAAGGGGTTGCAGGCGGCGGAGGACACCCACCGCGCGCACCCGGGGGCGCGCCTCACGATCACCGGCTACTCCCAGGGCGCCCAGGCCGCCGACGAGGTGCTCCAGAAGATCGCGAGCGGCAGCACCGGCATTCCGCGCAACCAGGTCGACGGCATGCTCTACGCCGACCCGATGCAGCCCGACTCCGGCCTGTTCGCGCGCCTCCCCAGGGGGCTGGGCATCCCCGGGGTGGCCACCGTCGGCGCCCCCGGCCCGACGAAGTTCAACGGCATTCCGGTCAAGCGGTACTGCATCATCGGCGACCCGGTGTGCGACCTGAGGTCCCTCACCAACGCACCCGGCTACTTCGGCCTGCACTGGAAGTACCCGGACTCCGTCATCCCCAAGAACCTCAACCAGAGCGGTCAGGACGGCGTCCAGTGGCTGAATGAGAACGGAGACCCCGTGTAG
- a CDS encoding haloacid dehalogenase-like hydrolase has translation MKHWPAPVAKKLGKVIANHDHKGAYATFDADNTTYRNDLEEALLPFLEMKGVLTRKSMAPSLKVIPFKDTATHKESLYSYYMRLCDLDDQVSYPWAAQIFSGFTLKELKQYVDELLAYGKPIPAEYYKDGKLTKTEVRAPEFSTGMQELYRTLRAHGIDVYVVSAANEELARMVLADPKYGYGVKPDHVIGVSTLLKNRKTGDVTSSRKEIAEGRFGPGQRKALTDWELTPTLWAPLTWYEGKPAAIRAYIDAWRKPILAAGDTPKSDGPMLFQSADVEHGGARIWVNRKESSMKELNAMKQANAKRQKELGQRVTADKDWLTVTPEQIR, from the coding sequence TTGAAGCACTGGCCCGCACCGGTGGCGAAGAAGCTCGGCAAGGTCATCGCCAACCACGACCACAAGGGCGCGTACGCCACCTTCGACGCGGACAACACCACCTACCGCAACGACCTCGAAGAGGCGCTCCTCCCCTTCCTGGAAATGAAGGGCGTGCTGACCCGGAAGTCCATGGCCCCCTCCCTGAAGGTCATCCCCTTCAAGGACACGGCCACCCACAAGGAAAGCCTCTACAGCTACTACATGCGACTGTGCGACCTTGATGACCAGGTCTCCTACCCGTGGGCCGCGCAGATCTTCTCCGGCTTCACCCTCAAGGAGTTGAAGCAGTACGTCGACGAGCTACTCGCCTACGGGAAGCCGATCCCCGCCGAGTACTACAAGGACGGGAAGCTGACCAAGACGGAGGTCAGGGCTCCCGAATTCTCCACCGGTATGCAGGAGTTGTACCGGACGCTGCGCGCCCACGGCATCGACGTCTACGTCGTCAGCGCGGCCAACGAGGAACTGGCGCGCATGGTCCTGGCCGACCCCAAGTACGGCTACGGCGTGAAGCCGGACCACGTCATCGGCGTGTCCACGCTCCTCAAGAACCGCAAGACCGGCGATGTCACCAGCTCGCGCAAGGAGATCGCCGAGGGGCGCTTCGGTCCCGGGCAGCGGAAGGCGCTCACCGACTGGGAGTTGACGCCCACCTTGTGGGCCCCACTGACCTGGTACGAGGGCAAGCCGGCCGCCATCAGGGCGTACATCGACGCATGGCGGAAGCCGATCCTCGCGGCCGGTGACACCCCGAAGAGCGACGGGCCGATGCTGTTCCAGTCCGCGGACGTGGAGCACGGCGGGGCGCGGATCTGGGTGAACCGCAAGGAGAGCTCCATGAAGGAGCTCAACGCGATGAAGCAGGCCAACGCGAAGCGGCAGAAGGAACTGGGGCAGCGGGTGACGGCCGACAAGGACTGGCTGACCGTCACGCCCGAGCAAATTCGCTGA
- a CDS encoding MFS transporter codes for MPGNSEAMTRRSETWRERGPAFALSRGVVILFAVACGAAVANVYFSQPLLVTMGHDLGMSPALVGGVVTLTQVGYGLGLFLLVPLGDVVNRRRLIVAQLLLLVAALLVIASAHTAAILLVGMATMGLLAVVTQTLVAFAASLAPPAGRGRVVGLVTSGVVTGILLARTASGLIADLAGWRSVYLASAALSALLALILYRVLPRHVEAPPTTLRYGQLLRSTLTLFARERLLRLRALFCLLIFAAFSTLWSSIALPLSAAPYFMSHSAIGALGLIGVAGALAASVAGRLNDRGLAQRTTGIALALLAASWLPLAYTRSSLWALFAGVILLDLAVQAVHVTNQTLIYALHPDAGSRLIGGYMVFYSIGSATGAITATALYTTAGWGAVCALGATFSLLGLALWTFTRRSAPTPTTNTPAHSGG; via the coding sequence ATGCCTGGCAACTCTGAGGCCATGACGCGACGGTCCGAGACCTGGCGCGAGAGAGGACCGGCGTTCGCCCTGTCCCGCGGCGTCGTCATACTGTTCGCCGTCGCCTGCGGGGCCGCGGTGGCCAACGTCTACTTCTCCCAGCCGCTCCTGGTGACCATGGGGCACGACCTGGGCATGAGCCCGGCACTCGTCGGCGGCGTGGTCACCCTCACCCAGGTCGGATACGGACTGGGGCTCTTCCTCCTGGTGCCGTTGGGCGACGTGGTCAACCGCAGGCGCCTCATCGTGGCCCAATTACTGCTCCTGGTAGCGGCGTTGCTCGTGATCGCCAGCGCCCACACGGCGGCGATCCTGCTCGTGGGCATGGCCACCATGGGGCTGCTCGCGGTCGTCACCCAGACACTGGTGGCCTTCGCTGCCTCACTGGCCCCGCCCGCCGGGCGCGGGCGGGTCGTCGGCCTGGTCACCAGCGGCGTGGTCACCGGAATCCTGCTCGCCCGCACCGCGTCCGGCCTGATCGCCGACCTCGCGGGCTGGCGCTCGGTCTACCTCGCCTCGGCCGCGCTCAGTGCGCTGCTCGCCCTGATCCTCTACCGGGTGCTGCCGCGCCACGTGGAGGCCCCGCCGACGACCCTGCGCTACGGACAACTCCTGCGCTCGACCCTCACCCTGTTCGCACGGGAACGACTGTTGCGGCTCAGGGCCCTGTTCTGCCTGCTGATCTTCGCCGCCTTCAGCACCCTGTGGAGCAGCATCGCACTACCGCTCAGCGCGGCCCCGTACTTCATGTCCCACAGTGCGATCGGGGCGTTGGGTCTGATCGGCGTCGCCGGCGCCCTGGCCGCGAGCGTGGCCGGCCGCCTCAACGACCGCGGACTCGCCCAGCGGACCACCGGCATCGCACTGGCACTGCTCGCCGCCTCGTGGCTGCCCTTGGCCTACACCCGCAGCTCGCTCTGGGCCCTGTTCGCCGGCGTGATCCTGCTCGACCTCGCCGTACAGGCGGTCCATGTCACCAACCAGACACTGATCTACGCGCTGCACCCGGACGCGGGCAGCCGACTGATCGGCGGATACATGGTCTTCTACTCGATCGGCAGCGCCACCGGCGCCATCACCGCGACCGCCCTCTACACGACGGCCGGCTGGGGCGCCGTCTGCGCCCTGGGCGCCACGTTCAGCCTCCTCGGGCTCGCACTGTGGACGTTCACCCGCCGCAGTGCCCCGACGCCCACCACCAACACGCCTGCCCACAGCGGTGGTTGA
- a CDS encoding VanZ family protein, whose protein sequence is MSFPVALSIGVLGCAVIAAVTFMFRSPRRTSHRVCAALGWLWVAGVVGLTFGTRSGGGQALNLKLLDLSNPADTWDFFLNVLMFVPGGLLLASAGARFATAAACGFLGSLAIEATQYLAASGRTADINDLLANTLGCVAGYACAAAVRAAFRGTRTVAGPRLRA, encoded by the coding sequence GTGTCTTTTCCCGTGGCCCTGAGCATCGGCGTCCTTGGGTGCGCGGTCATCGCGGCGGTGACGTTCATGTTCCGGAGCCCCAGGCGGACGTCACATCGCGTCTGCGCCGCCTTGGGATGGTTGTGGGTGGCCGGGGTCGTGGGCCTCACGTTCGGCACCCGCTCCGGCGGTGGACAGGCGTTGAACCTCAAGCTGCTCGACCTGTCGAACCCCGCCGACACCTGGGACTTCTTCCTCAACGTGCTCATGTTCGTCCCCGGTGGACTGCTCCTGGCGAGCGCCGGCGCGCGCTTCGCGACCGCGGCGGCCTGCGGCTTCCTCGGCTCCCTCGCCATCGAGGCGACGCAGTACCTCGCCGCCTCGGGGCGTACGGCCGACATCAACGACCTGTTGGCCAACACCCTTGGCTGCGTGGCTGGTTACGCCTGCGCGGCAGCGGTCCGGGCCGCGTTCCGCGGGACCCGGACGGTCGCCGGGCCGCGGCTGCGGGCCTGA
- a CDS encoding winged helix-turn-helix transcriptional regulator: MVSRTRFDDSECPVARSVDAIGDWWSLLIVRDAFDGSRRFGEFQRSLGVAKNILTARLRTLVAGGILESVPASDGSAYREYALTPKGEALFPVIVALRQWGEQNFFEPDEPHSELVDRRQGHRLRALEVLSADGRRLRPDDTTVHKVSAQ; the protein is encoded by the coding sequence ATGGTGAGCAGGACGCGCTTCGACGACAGCGAATGCCCCGTCGCCCGGTCAGTGGACGCGATCGGTGACTGGTGGTCCCTGCTGATCGTGCGGGACGCCTTCGACGGGAGCCGGCGCTTCGGGGAGTTCCAGCGCAGCCTCGGCGTGGCGAAGAACATCCTCACCGCGCGCCTGCGCACCCTGGTCGCCGGCGGCATCCTCGAATCCGTCCCCGCCTCGGACGGCAGCGCCTACCGCGAGTACGCACTGACACCGAAGGGCGAGGCGCTCTTCCCCGTCATCGTGGCGCTACGGCAGTGGGGCGAACAGAACTTCTTCGAACCCGACGAACCGCACTCGGAGTTGGTCGACCGCCGGCAGGGGCACCGCCTGCGCGCCCTGGAAGTGCTCTCCGCGGACGGGCGGCGGCTCCGCCCCGACGACACCACCGTCCACAAGGTCTCCGCCCAGTAG
- a CDS encoding carboxymuconolactone decarboxylase family protein translates to MDARLNYFASPTAGKALKHFMSAGKALKDTTLPAATQELVSLRVSQINDCAFCIDMHSKEATAAGETAVRLNLVAAWREATVFTEAERAALALAEEGTRVADAATGVSDEVWANVARHYDEEQLVALVTLVSFMNAANRLNIITQQPAGNYVAGQFH, encoded by the coding sequence ATGGACGCGCGACTGAACTACTTCGCCAGCCCGACCGCCGGCAAGGCCCTCAAGCACTTCATGTCGGCGGGCAAGGCTCTCAAGGACACCACCCTGCCGGCCGCGACGCAGGAGTTGGTGTCGCTGCGCGTGAGCCAGATCAACGACTGTGCCTTCTGCATCGACATGCACTCCAAGGAGGCCACCGCGGCCGGCGAGACCGCGGTGCGGCTGAACCTGGTCGCGGCGTGGCGGGAGGCCACGGTCTTCACCGAGGCCGAGCGTGCCGCGTTGGCACTGGCGGAGGAGGGCACCCGGGTCGCGGACGCGGCCACCGGCGTCAGCGACGAGGTGTGGGCGAACGTCGCCAGGCACTACGACGAGGAACAACTGGTCGCCCTGGTGACCCTGGTCTCCTTCATGAACGCCGCGAACCGGCTGAACATCATCACCCAGCAGCCGGCCGGCAACTACGTGGCCGGGCAGTTCCACTGA
- a CDS encoding molybdopterin oxidoreductase family protein produces the protein MADRISDVWGKRTPFAAGESWPLRVDECLAIPQDHVERWVPSACVLCSNGCGLDIAVADGRIVGVRGRAEDRVSHGRLGPKGLFGWQANHSRDRLLHPQLRIDGALRRVDWNTAMSAVTERSRAVLADHGPLAMGFYTSGQLFAEESYAQALIARGGIGTPHLDGSTRLCSATAERALIESFGSDGDPGSYTDIDHCDTLFLVGHNVAETQTVLWSRMLDRLHGPDRPGLIVVDPRLTATARAADVHLAIRPGTNVALLNALLHELIDNDWTDQAFLDDHTTGYAELARTVANYPVERAAEICGVPAHLIRRAAQLIGTAHRLVSTVLHGVYQSRQATAAAVQVNNIHLVRGMIGRPGATVFQMNGQPTAENARETGANGALPAHLNWQNDAHVRRLADHWNIDERRIRNCSPPTDALEIFRRCESGAIRFLWITGTNPAVSLPELRRIRAILKADGLFLVVSDAFPTETTELADVVLPAALWGEKTGCFTNADRTVHLSHKAVDPPGEARTDFAILLDYARRMRFTDRDGRPLLAWHQPEDAWNDFIALTKDRPCDQSGLTYARLRGSGGVQWPCTETAPDGTERRYTDHVFATAADHCEDYGHDLATGAPHEPHAYRAHDPAGRANLKAAHYLPPHEPPDETYPLCLTTGRGVYHWHTRTKTARVPELNDAEPELWVELHPDDAHSRNIADGDLVRVTSRHGAIEAPVVLCGSRPGLVFVPFHYGYFDQSDPHRHDRAANELIGTEGDPISLQPVYKVTPVRLAKVDADADADTGAGRRR, from the coding sequence ATGGCTGACCGGATCAGCGATGTGTGGGGCAAGCGAACCCCCTTTGCCGCCGGCGAGAGCTGGCCGCTGCGCGTGGACGAATGCCTGGCGATCCCGCAGGACCACGTCGAGCGCTGGGTGCCGTCCGCCTGTGTGCTCTGTTCCAACGGTTGCGGACTGGACATCGCGGTCGCCGACGGCCGCATCGTGGGCGTACGCGGCCGCGCCGAGGACCGCGTAAGCCACGGCCGGCTCGGCCCGAAGGGCCTGTTCGGCTGGCAGGCCAACCACTCCCGCGACCGTCTGCTGCACCCGCAGCTCCGGATCGACGGCGCCTTGCGGCGGGTCGACTGGAACACCGCCATGAGCGCCGTGACCGAACGTTCCCGGGCGGTCCTCGCCGATCACGGCCCCCTGGCGATGGGGTTCTACACCAGCGGCCAACTCTTCGCCGAGGAGTCCTACGCCCAGGCGTTGATCGCCCGGGGCGGGATCGGCACGCCCCACCTGGACGGCAGCACCCGCCTGTGCAGCGCCACCGCGGAACGGGCCCTGATCGAGAGCTTCGGCAGCGACGGCGACCCCGGCTCCTACACCGACATCGACCACTGCGACACGTTGTTCCTCGTCGGGCACAACGTGGCGGAGACCCAGACGGTGCTGTGGTCCCGGATGCTCGACCGGCTGCACGGCCCCGACCGCCCCGGCCTGATCGTCGTCGATCCACGCCTGACCGCGACCGCACGCGCGGCCGACGTGCACCTCGCCATCCGGCCGGGCACCAACGTCGCCCTGCTCAACGCCCTGCTCCACGAACTGATCGACAACGACTGGACCGACCAGGCATTCCTCGACGACCACACCACCGGGTACGCCGAACTGGCCCGGACCGTCGCCAACTACCCCGTGGAGCGCGCCGCGGAGATCTGCGGCGTCCCCGCACACCTCATCCGCCGGGCGGCCCAGCTCATCGGCACCGCACACCGACTGGTCTCCACCGTCCTCCACGGCGTCTACCAGTCCCGCCAGGCCACCGCGGCCGCCGTACAGGTCAACAACATCCACCTCGTGCGCGGCATGATCGGACGGCCCGGGGCCACGGTCTTCCAGATGAACGGCCAACCCACCGCTGAGAACGCCCGCGAGACCGGCGCCAACGGCGCCCTGCCCGCCCATCTCAACTGGCAGAACGACGCCCATGTGCGACGCCTGGCCGACCACTGGAACATCGACGAACGGCGCATCCGCAACTGCTCGCCGCCCACCGATGCCCTGGAGATCTTCCGGCGCTGCGAGAGCGGGGCGATCAGGTTCCTCTGGATCACCGGCACCAACCCCGCCGTCTCCCTCCCCGAACTGCGCCGCATCCGCGCGATCCTCAAGGCCGACGGGCTCTTCCTGGTCGTCTCCGACGCCTTCCCCACCGAGACCACCGAGCTGGCCGACGTGGTGCTGCCCGCCGCCCTGTGGGGCGAGAAGACCGGCTGCTTCACCAACGCCGACCGCACCGTCCACCTCTCCCACAAGGCCGTCGATCCGCCCGGCGAGGCCCGCACCGACTTCGCGATCCTCCTCGACTACGCCCGCCGGATGCGCTTCACCGACCGCGACGGCAGGCCGCTGCTCGCCTGGCACCAGCCGGAGGATGCCTGGAACGACTTCATCGCCCTGACCAAGGACCGGCCCTGTGACCAGTCCGGCCTCACCTACGCGCGACTGCGCGGCAGCGGTGGCGTCCAATGGCCGTGCACGGAGACCGCGCCCGACGGGACCGAACGCCGCTACACCGACCACGTCTTCGCCACCGCCGCCGACCACTGCGAGGACTACGGCCACGACCTGGCCACCGGCGCCCCGCACGAACCCCACGCCTACCGCGCGCACGACCCCGCGGGACGAGCGAACCTCAAGGCAGCGCACTACCTTCCGCCGCACGAGCCGCCGGACGAGACGTACCCCCTGTGTCTGACCACCGGTCGCGGTGTCTACCACTGGCACACCCGCACCAAGACCGCACGCGTCCCCGAACTCAACGACGCCGAGCCGGAGTTGTGGGTGGAACTGCACCCCGACGACGCCCACAGCCGGAACATCGCCGACGGCGACCTGGTGCGGGTGACCTCCCGGCACGGCGCCATCGAGGCCCCGGTCGTGCTCTGCGGAAGCCGCCCCGGCCTGGTGTTCGTCCCCTTCCACTACGGCTACTTCGACCAGTCGGACCCGCACCGGCACGACCGGGCCGCCAACGAACTCATCGGCACCGAAGGGGATCCGATCTCCCTACAGCCCGTCTACAAGGTCACCCCGGTCCGGTTGGCCAAGGTCGATGCGGACGCGGACGCGGACACGGGTGCGGGGCGTAGGCGCTGA
- a CDS encoding effector-associated constant component EACC1, protein MAVDGDEAEALLRSLQEWLASDDRLRGRVDWLRGSPQPGHMGAMLDTLTVVLGTGGVAALITPLCTWLTSRRPDVSLTVELPNGRKVSVDVKRAHDERAVIREIQGLLDPADEHDG, encoded by the coding sequence GTGGCGGTCGACGGGGACGAGGCGGAGGCGTTGCTGCGGTCGCTGCAGGAGTGGCTGGCGTCGGACGACCGACTGCGCGGGCGGGTGGACTGGCTGCGCGGTTCCCCGCAACCGGGCCATATGGGCGCGATGTTGGACACCCTCACCGTCGTCCTCGGTACCGGCGGTGTCGCCGCGCTGATCACTCCGCTCTGCACCTGGCTGACCAGCCGCCGCCCCGACGTCTCCCTCACGGTCGAACTGCCCAACGGCCGGAAGGTCAGCGTCGACGTCAAACGGGCCCACGACGAACGCGCCGTGATCCGCGAGATTCAGGGCCTGCTCGATCCGGCGGACGAGCACGACGGATGA